One region of Etheostoma cragini isolate CJK2018 chromosome 16, CSU_Ecrag_1.0, whole genome shotgun sequence genomic DNA includes:
- the golga2 gene encoding golgin subfamily A member 2 isoform X1: MADQSRQIKLAAAKKKLKEFQQKSSPASVGGEKGGGGGGGGGAGAKKKRKVKGLSQNDAPSTDRNSPDNFDRILKALSQSNGVVLPPYSNSQTFAHVEAIGSSVPQMLEDPTGELGHGSPVSNPASANTATNSETVGHNTDLQDYPNTNGNESLTEEERPLSSTESLRQLSQQLNGLVSESSAAYVNGDSPPLVGERDMEGRNQELAAALESSNLTNSQLNTKLDQLAQQSQGLSDQLQKERKEFEQRFSKEQGAMREQLQVHIQTIGILVSEKSELQTALQYTQHAARQKAAEADELNNRLQATKQRVSELERTLSSVSTQQKQFERHNKEFEKERDSLRLEVFRLNNLSEESKQQSSELSEQLKLSTQKNGAMTLEVEDLRKRLEIADLMLQQCSSQSDPTSANQQVQLLLGEKQQLEAHNHQLMESIAQLQTERDCYAEQIQEEGRLWKDKTEQLLTQVSLVAEERDRNISRVQELETSITELQNAAALLSQEREARDNAEPQSSGPSESEVALQEALNTLHQEKEALTAQYQAQLRDNEQLSRLCSEQETRLGEMERQLERQVQEEGDRRRMLEDVQSDKATISRALTQNRALKDQLAELQNGFVKLTNENMELTTAIQSEQHVKKELARRMGELQEELHNVKEQLELKSNDTQGLMEQRDQVVAQLQQYCAGYQALVSEREQIHHQYLQQIQLMDRLQHDESQGRVQLEISHNQLKQAQEHMELLVRDNEQLKAEVKELLNSSALATSSRDQGDGVESQSLQESPEKSSPIVIPEDFESQKEMEEFIRGALAQLQLERDEARRQLEDEHRLHMAARHQAAVAFSLEQQHHSHKSVHDHHHEYDNTQGQHSHCEHSHEQSEGGVPVEVHQALQAAMEKLQQRFTSLIREKADLKERVEELEHRCIQLSGETDTIGEYIALYQNQRAIMKQKHQEKEHYINMLAQDKEEMKAKLAELQDLVMRLVAERNDWYSRYTGTLASAGTVNPDLLPVGEDHTHPEHHAHTHTMLNAVSGAEAMEVIPLSEPTTPLEAPSSQMLLSGSAQTDSKAPGPKEDATAQQIMQLLHDIQNPQGVPRSPPFLGENPCIPFFYRPDEQDEVKILVV; this comes from the exons ATGGCCGATCAGAGCAGGCAAATAAAACTCGCTGCGGCTAAGAAAAAG CTGAAGGAGTTTCAGCAGAAGAGCTCCCCTGCTAGCGTGGGAGGAGAaaagggtggaggaggaggaggaggaggcggagcaggggcaaagaagaagaggaaggtgaAGGGACTGAGCCAAAATGATGCACCTTCAACAGACAGAAACTCTCCAGACAAT TTTGACAGAATTCTGAAAGCACTTAGTCAAAGCAATGGAGTAGTCCTACCTCCTTATAGCAACAGTCAG ACCTTTGCTCATGTGGAGGCCATCGGGTCTTCAGTTCCCCAGATGCTGGAGGACCCAACGGGCGAGCTCGGTCACGGCTCCCCTGTGTCTAACCCCGCTAGCGCTAACACTGCTACTAACTCTGAGACTGTCGGTCACAACACTGACCTGCAG GACTATCCCAATACCAACGGCAATGAGAGTTTAACAGAAGAAGAGAG ACCACTCTCTTCCACAGAGAGCCTGCGACAGCTCTCACAGCAACTGAACGGCCTGGTCTCTGAG TCATCTGCTGCTTATGTGAATGGGGACAGTCCACCTTTAGTTGGTGAGAGAGATATGGAG GGTCGGAACCAGGAGCTGGCAGCCGCCCTGGAATCCAGCAACCTAACAAACTCTCAGCTAAATACCAAGCTAGACCAGCTG GCACAGCAATCTCAGGGACTCTCCGATCAGCTACAAAAG GAGCGAAAAGAATTCGAACAGAGATTTTCAAAAGAGCAGGGAGCCATGCGGGAGCAATTACAG GTTCACATCCAGACCATTGGTATACTGGTATCGGAGAAGTCAGAGCTACAAACAGCACTACAATACACACAACATGCTGCACGGCAGAAAGCAG ctgagGCAGATGAGTTGAATAACCGTCTGCAGGCAACAAAGCAGAGAGTGTCAGAGCTGGAGAGaactctctcctctgtctcaacacaacagaaacagttTGAAAGG CACAACAAAGAgtttgaaaaggagagagacagcCTTAGGCTCGAGGTGTTTAGACTAAA caaTTTGAGTGAGGAGTCGAAGCAGCAGAGCTCAGAGCTGTCAGAGCAGTTAAAGCTGAGTACACAGAAGAATGGAGCAATGACGCTGGAGGTGGAAGATCTTCGCAAGAGACTCGAGATAGCTGACCTCATGTTGCAACAG TGCTCCAGCCAGTCAGATCCCACGAGTGCCAACCAGCAGGTCCAGTTACTGCTTGGAGAGAAGCAGCAGCTGGAGGCACACAATCACCAG CTGATGGAGTCGATTGCccagctgcagacagagagggactGCTATGCAGAGCAGATCCAGGAGGAGGGCCGTCTATGGAAGGACAAAACAGAACAGCTGCTAACACAG GTGTCTTTGGTTGCagaggagagggacagaaacATTAGCCGAGTCCAAGAACTGGAAACCAGCATTACAGAGCTTCAAAATGCTGCGG CGTTGTTGTCCCAGGAGAGAGAGGCCCGGGATAATGCAGAGCCTCAGTCCTCGGGGCCTTCAGAGAGCGAGGTGGCGCTTCAGGAGGCCCTCAACACTCTTCATCAGGAAAAAGAGGCTCTTACTGCACAGTACCAGGCACAG CTGAGAGATAACGAGCAGCTGAGCCGCCTGTGTTCAGAGCAGGAGACGCGTCTCGGGGAGATGGAGCGCCAGTTGGAGAGACAAGTCCAAGAGGAAGGGGACCGCAGGCGCATGTTGGAGGATGTTCAGTCGGACAAGGCCACTATTAGCCGTGCTCTCACCCAGAACCGTGCACTGAAAGACCAGCTGGCTGAGTTACAGAATGGTTTTGTCAAACTG ACTAATGAGAACATGGAGCTGACCACTGCCATCCAGTCAGAGCAACATGTGAAAAAGGAGCTGGCTCGCAGAATGGGTGAACTGCAAGAAGAACTGCACAACGTCAAGGAGCAG CTGGAACTGAAAAGTAATGACACTCAGGGTCTGATGGAGCAGAGGGACCAGGTAGTGGCCCAGCTGCAGCAGTACTGTGCTGGCTACCAGGCTCTGGTCTCAGAGAGGGAACAGATCCACCACCAGTATCTGCAGCAGATCCAGCTCATGGACCGGCTGCAGCACGATGAAAGCCAGGGCCGTGTGCAACTGGAGATCAGCCACAATCAGCTCAAGCAAGCGCAG GAGCATATGGAGCTGTTGGTCAGAGACAACGAGCAGCTGAAGGCTGAGGTAAAGGAGCTGCTCAACAGCTCAGCTCTTGCCACATCATCCAGAGACCAAG GCGATGGAGTGGAAAGCCAGTCCCTGCAAGAGAGCCCAGAGAAGTCCTCTCCCATAGTTATCCCAGAAGACTTTGAGAGCCAGAAGGAGATG GAGGAGTTTATCCGTGGAGCTTTGGCTCAGCTGCAGCTGGAGAGGGACGAGGCCAGAAGGCAACTTGAGGATGAGCACCGGCTTCACATGGCAGCGCGGCACCAGGCCGCTGTGGCCTTCAGCCTGGAGCAGCAACACCACAGCCACAAATCTGTTCACGACCATCATCACGAGTACGATAACACTCAGGGCCAACATAGTCACTGTGAACACAGTCACGAGCAGTCAG AAGGAGGAGTGCCAGTGGAAGTTCATCAGGCCCTGCAAGCTGCCATGGAGAAGCTTCAGCAGCGTTTCACATCCCTCATAAGAGAGAAAGCTGACCTGAAGGAGAGggtggaggagctggagcaCCGCTGCATTCAGCTGTCTGGAGAGACTGACACTATAG GGGAGTACATAGCCCTGTATCAGAATCAGCGGGCCATCATGAAGCAAAAACACCAGGAGAAGGAGCACTACATCAACATGCTGGCCCAGGACAAGGAGGAGATGAAA GCAAAGCTGGCAGAGCTGCAGGATCTGGTGATGAGGCTGGTGGCTGAGAGGAATGACTGGTACAGCCGCTACACCGGAACCTTAGCCAGCGCAGGCACAGTGAACCCTGACCTGCTTCCTGTTGGGGAGGATCACACTCACCCAGAgcaccacgcacacacacacacaatgcttaaTGCTGTCAGCGGAGCAG AAGCAATGGAAGTCATTCCTCTGTCAGAACCCACTACACCCCTGGAAGCCCCGTCGTCCCAGATGCTGTTGAGCGGGTCAGCCCAGACAGACTCCAAGGCCCCGGGGCCCAAAGAGGACGCCACAGCCCAGCAGATCATGCAGCTGCTCCACGACATCCAGAACCCACAGGGAGTGCCACGATCACCCCCCTTCCTCGGGGAAAACCCCTGCATCCCCTTCTTCTACCGGCCTGACGAACAGGATGAAGTCAAAATCCTGGTtgtgtga
- the golga2 gene encoding golgin subfamily A member 2 isoform X2, protein MADQSRQIKLAAAKKKLKEFQQKSSPASVGGEKGGGGGGGGGAGAKKKRKVKGLSQNDAPSTDRNSPDNTFAHVEAIGSSVPQMLEDPTGELGHGSPVSNPASANTATNSETVGHNTDLQDYPNTNGNESLTEEERPLSSTESLRQLSQQLNGLVSESSAAYVNGDSPPLVGERDMEGRNQELAAALESSNLTNSQLNTKLDQLAQQSQGLSDQLQKERKEFEQRFSKEQGAMREQLQVHIQTIGILVSEKSELQTALQYTQHAARQKAAEADELNNRLQATKQRVSELERTLSSVSTQQKQFERHNKEFEKERDSLRLEVFRLNNLSEESKQQSSELSEQLKLSTQKNGAMTLEVEDLRKRLEIADLMLQQCSSQSDPTSANQQVQLLLGEKQQLEAHNHQLMESIAQLQTERDCYAEQIQEEGRLWKDKTEQLLTQVSLVAEERDRNISRVQELETSITELQNAAALLSQEREARDNAEPQSSGPSESEVALQEALNTLHQEKEALTAQYQAQLRDNEQLSRLCSEQETRLGEMERQLERQVQEEGDRRRMLEDVQSDKATISRALTQNRALKDQLAELQNGFVKLTNENMELTTAIQSEQHVKKELARRMGELQEELHNVKEQLELKSNDTQGLMEQRDQVVAQLQQYCAGYQALVSEREQIHHQYLQQIQLMDRLQHDESQGRVQLEISHNQLKQAQEHMELLVRDNEQLKAEVKELLNSSALATSSRDQGDGVESQSLQESPEKSSPIVIPEDFESQKEMEEFIRGALAQLQLERDEARRQLEDEHRLHMAARHQAAVAFSLEQQHHSHKSVHDHHHEYDNTQGQHSHCEHSHEQSEGGVPVEVHQALQAAMEKLQQRFTSLIREKADLKERVEELEHRCIQLSGETDTIGEYIALYQNQRAIMKQKHQEKEHYINMLAQDKEEMKAKLAELQDLVMRLVAERNDWYSRYTGTLASAGTVNPDLLPVGEDHTHPEHHAHTHTMLNAVSGAEAMEVIPLSEPTTPLEAPSSQMLLSGSAQTDSKAPGPKEDATAQQIMQLLHDIQNPQGVPRSPPFLGENPCIPFFYRPDEQDEVKILVV, encoded by the exons ATGGCCGATCAGAGCAGGCAAATAAAACTCGCTGCGGCTAAGAAAAAG CTGAAGGAGTTTCAGCAGAAGAGCTCCCCTGCTAGCGTGGGAGGAGAaaagggtggaggaggaggaggaggaggcggagcaggggcaaagaagaagaggaaggtgaAGGGACTGAGCCAAAATGATGCACCTTCAACAGACAGAAACTCTCCAGACAAT ACCTTTGCTCATGTGGAGGCCATCGGGTCTTCAGTTCCCCAGATGCTGGAGGACCCAACGGGCGAGCTCGGTCACGGCTCCCCTGTGTCTAACCCCGCTAGCGCTAACACTGCTACTAACTCTGAGACTGTCGGTCACAACACTGACCTGCAG GACTATCCCAATACCAACGGCAATGAGAGTTTAACAGAAGAAGAGAG ACCACTCTCTTCCACAGAGAGCCTGCGACAGCTCTCACAGCAACTGAACGGCCTGGTCTCTGAG TCATCTGCTGCTTATGTGAATGGGGACAGTCCACCTTTAGTTGGTGAGAGAGATATGGAG GGTCGGAACCAGGAGCTGGCAGCCGCCCTGGAATCCAGCAACCTAACAAACTCTCAGCTAAATACCAAGCTAGACCAGCTG GCACAGCAATCTCAGGGACTCTCCGATCAGCTACAAAAG GAGCGAAAAGAATTCGAACAGAGATTTTCAAAAGAGCAGGGAGCCATGCGGGAGCAATTACAG GTTCACATCCAGACCATTGGTATACTGGTATCGGAGAAGTCAGAGCTACAAACAGCACTACAATACACACAACATGCTGCACGGCAGAAAGCAG ctgagGCAGATGAGTTGAATAACCGTCTGCAGGCAACAAAGCAGAGAGTGTCAGAGCTGGAGAGaactctctcctctgtctcaacacaacagaaacagttTGAAAGG CACAACAAAGAgtttgaaaaggagagagacagcCTTAGGCTCGAGGTGTTTAGACTAAA caaTTTGAGTGAGGAGTCGAAGCAGCAGAGCTCAGAGCTGTCAGAGCAGTTAAAGCTGAGTACACAGAAGAATGGAGCAATGACGCTGGAGGTGGAAGATCTTCGCAAGAGACTCGAGATAGCTGACCTCATGTTGCAACAG TGCTCCAGCCAGTCAGATCCCACGAGTGCCAACCAGCAGGTCCAGTTACTGCTTGGAGAGAAGCAGCAGCTGGAGGCACACAATCACCAG CTGATGGAGTCGATTGCccagctgcagacagagagggactGCTATGCAGAGCAGATCCAGGAGGAGGGCCGTCTATGGAAGGACAAAACAGAACAGCTGCTAACACAG GTGTCTTTGGTTGCagaggagagggacagaaacATTAGCCGAGTCCAAGAACTGGAAACCAGCATTACAGAGCTTCAAAATGCTGCGG CGTTGTTGTCCCAGGAGAGAGAGGCCCGGGATAATGCAGAGCCTCAGTCCTCGGGGCCTTCAGAGAGCGAGGTGGCGCTTCAGGAGGCCCTCAACACTCTTCATCAGGAAAAAGAGGCTCTTACTGCACAGTACCAGGCACAG CTGAGAGATAACGAGCAGCTGAGCCGCCTGTGTTCAGAGCAGGAGACGCGTCTCGGGGAGATGGAGCGCCAGTTGGAGAGACAAGTCCAAGAGGAAGGGGACCGCAGGCGCATGTTGGAGGATGTTCAGTCGGACAAGGCCACTATTAGCCGTGCTCTCACCCAGAACCGTGCACTGAAAGACCAGCTGGCTGAGTTACAGAATGGTTTTGTCAAACTG ACTAATGAGAACATGGAGCTGACCACTGCCATCCAGTCAGAGCAACATGTGAAAAAGGAGCTGGCTCGCAGAATGGGTGAACTGCAAGAAGAACTGCACAACGTCAAGGAGCAG CTGGAACTGAAAAGTAATGACACTCAGGGTCTGATGGAGCAGAGGGACCAGGTAGTGGCCCAGCTGCAGCAGTACTGTGCTGGCTACCAGGCTCTGGTCTCAGAGAGGGAACAGATCCACCACCAGTATCTGCAGCAGATCCAGCTCATGGACCGGCTGCAGCACGATGAAAGCCAGGGCCGTGTGCAACTGGAGATCAGCCACAATCAGCTCAAGCAAGCGCAG GAGCATATGGAGCTGTTGGTCAGAGACAACGAGCAGCTGAAGGCTGAGGTAAAGGAGCTGCTCAACAGCTCAGCTCTTGCCACATCATCCAGAGACCAAG GCGATGGAGTGGAAAGCCAGTCCCTGCAAGAGAGCCCAGAGAAGTCCTCTCCCATAGTTATCCCAGAAGACTTTGAGAGCCAGAAGGAGATG GAGGAGTTTATCCGTGGAGCTTTGGCTCAGCTGCAGCTGGAGAGGGACGAGGCCAGAAGGCAACTTGAGGATGAGCACCGGCTTCACATGGCAGCGCGGCACCAGGCCGCTGTGGCCTTCAGCCTGGAGCAGCAACACCACAGCCACAAATCTGTTCACGACCATCATCACGAGTACGATAACACTCAGGGCCAACATAGTCACTGTGAACACAGTCACGAGCAGTCAG AAGGAGGAGTGCCAGTGGAAGTTCATCAGGCCCTGCAAGCTGCCATGGAGAAGCTTCAGCAGCGTTTCACATCCCTCATAAGAGAGAAAGCTGACCTGAAGGAGAGggtggaggagctggagcaCCGCTGCATTCAGCTGTCTGGAGAGACTGACACTATAG GGGAGTACATAGCCCTGTATCAGAATCAGCGGGCCATCATGAAGCAAAAACACCAGGAGAAGGAGCACTACATCAACATGCTGGCCCAGGACAAGGAGGAGATGAAA GCAAAGCTGGCAGAGCTGCAGGATCTGGTGATGAGGCTGGTGGCTGAGAGGAATGACTGGTACAGCCGCTACACCGGAACCTTAGCCAGCGCAGGCACAGTGAACCCTGACCTGCTTCCTGTTGGGGAGGATCACACTCACCCAGAgcaccacgcacacacacacacaatgcttaaTGCTGTCAGCGGAGCAG AAGCAATGGAAGTCATTCCTCTGTCAGAACCCACTACACCCCTGGAAGCCCCGTCGTCCCAGATGCTGTTGAGCGGGTCAGCCCAGACAGACTCCAAGGCCCCGGGGCCCAAAGAGGACGCCACAGCCCAGCAGATCATGCAGCTGCTCCACGACATCCAGAACCCACAGGGAGTGCCACGATCACCCCCCTTCCTCGGGGAAAACCCCTGCATCCCCTTCTTCTACCGGCCTGACGAACAGGATGAAGTCAAAATCCTGGTtgtgtga
- the golga2 gene encoding golgin subfamily A member 2 isoform X3 — translation MADQSRQIKLAAAKKKLKEFQQKSSPASVGGEKGGGGGGGGGAGAKKKRKVKGLSQNDAPSTDRNSPDNFDRILKALSQSNGVVLPPYSNSQDYPNTNGNESLTEEERPLSSTESLRQLSQQLNGLVSESSAAYVNGDSPPLVGERDMEGRNQELAAALESSNLTNSQLNTKLDQLAQQSQGLSDQLQKERKEFEQRFSKEQGAMREQLQVHIQTIGILVSEKSELQTALQYTQHAARQKAAEADELNNRLQATKQRVSELERTLSSVSTQQKQFERHNKEFEKERDSLRLEVFRLNNLSEESKQQSSELSEQLKLSTQKNGAMTLEVEDLRKRLEIADLMLQQCSSQSDPTSANQQVQLLLGEKQQLEAHNHQLMESIAQLQTERDCYAEQIQEEGRLWKDKTEQLLTQVSLVAEERDRNISRVQELETSITELQNAAALLSQEREARDNAEPQSSGPSESEVALQEALNTLHQEKEALTAQYQAQLRDNEQLSRLCSEQETRLGEMERQLERQVQEEGDRRRMLEDVQSDKATISRALTQNRALKDQLAELQNGFVKLTNENMELTTAIQSEQHVKKELARRMGELQEELHNVKEQLELKSNDTQGLMEQRDQVVAQLQQYCAGYQALVSEREQIHHQYLQQIQLMDRLQHDESQGRVQLEISHNQLKQAQEHMELLVRDNEQLKAEVKELLNSSALATSSRDQGDGVESQSLQESPEKSSPIVIPEDFESQKEMEEFIRGALAQLQLERDEARRQLEDEHRLHMAARHQAAVAFSLEQQHHSHKSVHDHHHEYDNTQGQHSHCEHSHEQSEGGVPVEVHQALQAAMEKLQQRFTSLIREKADLKERVEELEHRCIQLSGETDTIGEYIALYQNQRAIMKQKHQEKEHYINMLAQDKEEMKAKLAELQDLVMRLVAERNDWYSRYTGTLASAGTVNPDLLPVGEDHTHPEHHAHTHTMLNAVSGAEAMEVIPLSEPTTPLEAPSSQMLLSGSAQTDSKAPGPKEDATAQQIMQLLHDIQNPQGVPRSPPFLGENPCIPFFYRPDEQDEVKILVV, via the exons ATGGCCGATCAGAGCAGGCAAATAAAACTCGCTGCGGCTAAGAAAAAG CTGAAGGAGTTTCAGCAGAAGAGCTCCCCTGCTAGCGTGGGAGGAGAaaagggtggaggaggaggaggaggaggcggagcaggggcaaagaagaagaggaaggtgaAGGGACTGAGCCAAAATGATGCACCTTCAACAGACAGAAACTCTCCAGACAAT TTTGACAGAATTCTGAAAGCACTTAGTCAAAGCAATGGAGTAGTCCTACCTCCTTATAGCAACAGTCAG GACTATCCCAATACCAACGGCAATGAGAGTTTAACAGAAGAAGAGAG ACCACTCTCTTCCACAGAGAGCCTGCGACAGCTCTCACAGCAACTGAACGGCCTGGTCTCTGAG TCATCTGCTGCTTATGTGAATGGGGACAGTCCACCTTTAGTTGGTGAGAGAGATATGGAG GGTCGGAACCAGGAGCTGGCAGCCGCCCTGGAATCCAGCAACCTAACAAACTCTCAGCTAAATACCAAGCTAGACCAGCTG GCACAGCAATCTCAGGGACTCTCCGATCAGCTACAAAAG GAGCGAAAAGAATTCGAACAGAGATTTTCAAAAGAGCAGGGAGCCATGCGGGAGCAATTACAG GTTCACATCCAGACCATTGGTATACTGGTATCGGAGAAGTCAGAGCTACAAACAGCACTACAATACACACAACATGCTGCACGGCAGAAAGCAG ctgagGCAGATGAGTTGAATAACCGTCTGCAGGCAACAAAGCAGAGAGTGTCAGAGCTGGAGAGaactctctcctctgtctcaacacaacagaaacagttTGAAAGG CACAACAAAGAgtttgaaaaggagagagacagcCTTAGGCTCGAGGTGTTTAGACTAAA caaTTTGAGTGAGGAGTCGAAGCAGCAGAGCTCAGAGCTGTCAGAGCAGTTAAAGCTGAGTACACAGAAGAATGGAGCAATGACGCTGGAGGTGGAAGATCTTCGCAAGAGACTCGAGATAGCTGACCTCATGTTGCAACAG TGCTCCAGCCAGTCAGATCCCACGAGTGCCAACCAGCAGGTCCAGTTACTGCTTGGAGAGAAGCAGCAGCTGGAGGCACACAATCACCAG CTGATGGAGTCGATTGCccagctgcagacagagagggactGCTATGCAGAGCAGATCCAGGAGGAGGGCCGTCTATGGAAGGACAAAACAGAACAGCTGCTAACACAG GTGTCTTTGGTTGCagaggagagggacagaaacATTAGCCGAGTCCAAGAACTGGAAACCAGCATTACAGAGCTTCAAAATGCTGCGG CGTTGTTGTCCCAGGAGAGAGAGGCCCGGGATAATGCAGAGCCTCAGTCCTCGGGGCCTTCAGAGAGCGAGGTGGCGCTTCAGGAGGCCCTCAACACTCTTCATCAGGAAAAAGAGGCTCTTACTGCACAGTACCAGGCACAG CTGAGAGATAACGAGCAGCTGAGCCGCCTGTGTTCAGAGCAGGAGACGCGTCTCGGGGAGATGGAGCGCCAGTTGGAGAGACAAGTCCAAGAGGAAGGGGACCGCAGGCGCATGTTGGAGGATGTTCAGTCGGACAAGGCCACTATTAGCCGTGCTCTCACCCAGAACCGTGCACTGAAAGACCAGCTGGCTGAGTTACAGAATGGTTTTGTCAAACTG ACTAATGAGAACATGGAGCTGACCACTGCCATCCAGTCAGAGCAACATGTGAAAAAGGAGCTGGCTCGCAGAATGGGTGAACTGCAAGAAGAACTGCACAACGTCAAGGAGCAG CTGGAACTGAAAAGTAATGACACTCAGGGTCTGATGGAGCAGAGGGACCAGGTAGTGGCCCAGCTGCAGCAGTACTGTGCTGGCTACCAGGCTCTGGTCTCAGAGAGGGAACAGATCCACCACCAGTATCTGCAGCAGATCCAGCTCATGGACCGGCTGCAGCACGATGAAAGCCAGGGCCGTGTGCAACTGGAGATCAGCCACAATCAGCTCAAGCAAGCGCAG GAGCATATGGAGCTGTTGGTCAGAGACAACGAGCAGCTGAAGGCTGAGGTAAAGGAGCTGCTCAACAGCTCAGCTCTTGCCACATCATCCAGAGACCAAG GCGATGGAGTGGAAAGCCAGTCCCTGCAAGAGAGCCCAGAGAAGTCCTCTCCCATAGTTATCCCAGAAGACTTTGAGAGCCAGAAGGAGATG GAGGAGTTTATCCGTGGAGCTTTGGCTCAGCTGCAGCTGGAGAGGGACGAGGCCAGAAGGCAACTTGAGGATGAGCACCGGCTTCACATGGCAGCGCGGCACCAGGCCGCTGTGGCCTTCAGCCTGGAGCAGCAACACCACAGCCACAAATCTGTTCACGACCATCATCACGAGTACGATAACACTCAGGGCCAACATAGTCACTGTGAACACAGTCACGAGCAGTCAG AAGGAGGAGTGCCAGTGGAAGTTCATCAGGCCCTGCAAGCTGCCATGGAGAAGCTTCAGCAGCGTTTCACATCCCTCATAAGAGAGAAAGCTGACCTGAAGGAGAGggtggaggagctggagcaCCGCTGCATTCAGCTGTCTGGAGAGACTGACACTATAG GGGAGTACATAGCCCTGTATCAGAATCAGCGGGCCATCATGAAGCAAAAACACCAGGAGAAGGAGCACTACATCAACATGCTGGCCCAGGACAAGGAGGAGATGAAA GCAAAGCTGGCAGAGCTGCAGGATCTGGTGATGAGGCTGGTGGCTGAGAGGAATGACTGGTACAGCCGCTACACCGGAACCTTAGCCAGCGCAGGCACAGTGAACCCTGACCTGCTTCCTGTTGGGGAGGATCACACTCACCCAGAgcaccacgcacacacacacacaatgcttaaTGCTGTCAGCGGAGCAG AAGCAATGGAAGTCATTCCTCTGTCAGAACCCACTACACCCCTGGAAGCCCCGTCGTCCCAGATGCTGTTGAGCGGGTCAGCCCAGACAGACTCCAAGGCCCCGGGGCCCAAAGAGGACGCCACAGCCCAGCAGATCATGCAGCTGCTCCACGACATCCAGAACCCACAGGGAGTGCCACGATCACCCCCCTTCCTCGGGGAAAACCCCTGCATCCCCTTCTTCTACCGGCCTGACGAACAGGATGAAGTCAAAATCCTGGTtgtgtga